One Acetobacterium sp. KB-1 DNA segment encodes these proteins:
- a CDS encoding AzlC family ABC transporter permease, with amino-acid sequence MKSFIFAFKQVLPVFFPYLFIGIAFGVLMDEAGYSAGWSFLSGVFIYAGSMQIVLVSLLTAGASLGTIALMTFFVNARHIFYGIAFIDQFRKMGRRYPYMVLTLTDEVYSILCSITYPDEVDIRKTDFYITLILHLVWILSCVAGALFGQLLPYDLAGIEFSATAFFITVCMNQWEVMDSHLPAITGLTSALVFYFILGPSQFILPALTVSVLVLMMMKAKSNNQKKSGVPELEAGLAGQTEEISHEY; translated from the coding sequence GTGAAAAGTTTTATTTTTGCCTTTAAACAGGTGTTACCGGTTTTTTTTCCTTATCTGTTTATTGGCATTGCTTTTGGAGTTTTAATGGATGAGGCTGGCTACAGCGCCGGTTGGTCATTTCTGTCCGGTGTTTTTATTTATGCCGGATCGATGCAAATTGTTTTGGTTTCGCTGCTTACCGCGGGAGCCTCATTAGGAACCATTGCACTGATGACCTTTTTTGTTAATGCCCGACATATTTTTTACGGTATTGCCTTCATTGATCAGTTCCGCAAGATGGGTCGGCGATACCCCTATATGGTTTTAACGCTTACGGATGAGGTTTATTCCATTCTTTGCAGTATTACCTATCCGGATGAAGTGGATATCAGGAAGACCGATTTTTACATTACTCTGATTCTTCATCTGGTTTGGATTCTCAGCTGTGTGGCTGGAGCCCTGTTTGGTCAGCTATTACCCTATGATCTGGCTGGTATCGAATTTTCAGCGACAGCTTTTTTTATTACGGTTTGTATGAATCAATGGGAGGTGATGGATTCTCATTTACCGGCTATCACTGGATTAACCAGTGCATTGGTCTTTTACTTTATCCTGGGACCCAGTCAGTTTATTTTACCAGCGTTGACAGTCAGTGTCCTGGTGTTGATGATGATGAAAGCCAAATCAAATAATCAAAAAAAGAGTGGTGTTCCAGAATTGGAAGCTGGCTTAGCTGGACAAACGGAGGAAATCAGCCATGAGTATTAA
- a CDS encoding branched-chain amino acid transporter permease produces the protein MSINWVDTVEALAVVALVTIFTRALPFLFFGGKKELPDIVRYLGTVLPAAIMIILVVFCLRNISLIAYPFGLPELLSVAMVILVHRIKKNIFLSIIAGTGLYMVLTRTLFIIGS, from the coding sequence ATGAGTATTAATTGGGTTGACACCGTGGAAGCTCTGGCGGTTGTGGCGCTGGTTACTATTTTTACCCGAGCTCTGCCATTCTTGTTTTTTGGTGGTAAGAAAGAGCTACCCGATATAGTCCGCTATCTGGGAACTGTTTTGCCGGCCGCGATTATGATTATTCTTGTTGTCTTTTGTCTGCGAAACATCAGCCTGATCGCCTACCCCTTCGGTTTGCCGGAGCTGTTAAGTGTCGCGATGGTGATCCTTGTTCATCGCATCAAAAAAAATATTTTTCTTAGCATCATCGCTGGAACCGGGCTTTATATGGTGCTAACGCGAACCTTGTTTATAATTGGAAGCTGA
- a CDS encoding MORN repeat-containing protein, which translates to MRSKLFAILTVISLLLLVTSGCIRTHTYGGGVYTGEWKNGVPNGYGKFVYSEDVIYEGQWKDGKLHGQGTAIGYEGTRFEGEWKYGKLDGYGTKTDNGNTYVGEFKKGLMDGKGTLTMADGTTYVGTFANDLYVGP; encoded by the coding sequence ATGAGATCAAAATTATTTGCCATATTAACAGTGATAAGTCTGTTATTATTGGTTACCAGCGGCTGTATCCGTACGCATACCTATGGCGGTGGGGTGTATACAGGAGAATGGAAAAATGGCGTGCCCAATGGTTACGGCAAGTTTGTTTACTCAGAGGATGTAATCTACGAGGGCCAATGGAAAGACGGCAAGCTTCATGGCCAGGGGACTGCTATCGGATATGAGGGAACAAGATTTGAAGGCGAATGGAAATATGGCAAGCTCGATGGTTATGGGACCAAGACAGATAATGGTAATACCTATGTGGGCGAATTTAAAAAAGGCTTAATGGATGGCAAAGGAACCTTGACCATGGCGGATGGGACCACCTATGTGGGAACCTTCGCCAATGATTTATATGTTGGTCCATAA
- a CDS encoding TrmB family transcriptional regulator, with product MDIVERLTQFGLTRHEASIYLTLLAEGDLNGYEVAKITGISRSNAYTSLASLVEKGGAYVIEEATIRYTPVAISEFCENKIRKLQQAKQDLIVTIPTKRDAVEGYITIKGESNILNKLRNMILEAQERIYISVPGQVLKTVLPDIKEAINRDIKMVIITDGSLSLAGATVYIADQPLQQIRLIVDSTNVLTGDMNNGEHSTCLYSRKRNLVDLFKDSMKNEIKLIEMTKGN from the coding sequence ATGGATATTGTTGAACGACTGACACAATTTGGACTGACAAGGCATGAGGCTTCGATTTATTTAACCCTGCTTGCTGAAGGTGACTTAAATGGCTATGAGGTGGCAAAGATAACGGGTATTTCACGATCTAACGCCTATACATCGCTGGCGTCGCTGGTGGAAAAGGGCGGGGCTTATGTCATCGAGGAAGCAACCATCCGCTATACCCCGGTCGCTATTTCCGAATTCTGCGAAAATAAGATCAGAAAACTACAGCAAGCCAAGCAGGATCTGATTGTTACCATTCCCACAAAACGGGATGCGGTGGAAGGCTATATTACCATTAAAGGGGAAAGCAACATCCTCAATAAATTGCGCAATATGATTCTGGAAGCCCAGGAGCGGATCTACATCTCAGTACCCGGTCAGGTTTTAAAAACCGTACTGCCAGATATAAAAGAAGCGATTAATCGCGACATCAAGATGGTGATCATCACCGATGGGTCCTTGTCGCTGGCAGGAGCCACTGTCTATATTGCTGATCAACCGCTCCAGCAGATTCGACTGATTGTTGATTCAACCAATGTCCTCACCGGCGATATGAATAACGGTGAACATTCCACCTGTCTTTATTCCCGCAAGCGGAATCTGGTTGATTTATTTAAAGACTCGATGAAAAATGAAATAAAACTGATTGAAATGACGAAAGGAAATTAA
- a CDS encoding diaminopimelate decarboxylase, with translation MKKTFVNKEKLEEIVREFPTPFHLYDEKGIRENVRNLQEAFSWNKGYKEYFAVKATPNPTILQILKEEGCGVDCSSYTELMMSDTVGFSGADIMFTSNVTPKEDFVLASKLGALITLDDITHIDFLEEVAGLPETISCRFNPGGDFVIDNAIMDTPQVAKYGFTREQMTEGFATLKSKGVKHFGIHAFLASNTIANEYYPALARILFQTAVELNQETGAHIAFINLSGGVGIPYLPDQQPTDIYEVGRGVKKAFEEILVPAGMGDIDIYTELGRFVLGPFGHLVTTALHEKHTHKEYIGLDACAANLMRPAMYGAYHHITVMGKEDAPLNHIYDVTGGLCENNDKFAIDRELPKIDIGDLVVLHDTGAHGFAMGYNYNGKLRSAEVLLKEDGSTELIRRAETPDDYFATLDFSKWKK, from the coding sequence ATGAAAAAGACCTTTGTAAACAAAGAAAAATTAGAAGAAATCGTAAGAGAATTCCCCACCCCCTTCCATCTCTATGATGAAAAGGGGATTCGCGAAAATGTGCGAAACTTGCAGGAAGCCTTTTCCTGGAATAAGGGCTACAAAGAATATTTTGCCGTCAAGGCGACCCCCAACCCAACTATTTTACAAATTCTAAAAGAAGAAGGCTGTGGGGTAGATTGCTCATCTTATACCGAACTGATGATGTCCGATACGGTTGGTTTTTCCGGAGCGGATATTATGTTTACCTCCAATGTAACGCCGAAAGAAGACTTTGTTTTGGCCAGCAAACTGGGCGCTTTGATTACTCTGGACGATATCACCCACATTGACTTTTTGGAAGAGGTAGCAGGATTGCCGGAAACCATCAGTTGCCGATTTAATCCCGGCGGTGACTTTGTTATTGATAACGCTATTATGGATACCCCTCAGGTCGCTAAATACGGGTTTACCCGGGAACAAATGACCGAAGGATTTGCAACTCTAAAAAGTAAAGGGGTTAAACATTTCGGGATCCATGCCTTTTTAGCCAGCAATACCATCGCCAATGAATATTACCCGGCCCTGGCACGAATTCTTTTCCAGACCGCCGTGGAATTGAATCAGGAAACCGGCGCTCATATTGCCTTTATAAATCTCTCGGGAGGCGTGGGGATTCCTTACCTGCCCGATCAGCAACCTACCGATATTTATGAAGTCGGCCGAGGTGTGAAAAAAGCCTTTGAAGAAATTCTGGTGCCGGCCGGAATGGGTGATATTGATATTTACACCGAACTGGGTCGCTTTGTCCTGGGACCATTTGGACATCTGGTCACCACCGCCCTGCATGAGAAACATACTCACAAAGAATACATTGGTCTTGACGCCTGCGCCGCCAACCTGATGCGTCCGGCCATGTATGGTGCCTATCATCATATCACGGTGATGGGTAAGGAAGATGCCCCCCTTAATCATATCTACGACGTCACCGGGGGCTTATGCGAAAACAATGACAAGTTTGCCATTGACAGAGAACTTCCCAAAATTGATATCGGTGACCTGGTTGTGCTTCACGACACCGGTGCCCACGGTTTTGCGATGGGCTATAACTACAATGGCAAGCTACGATCTGCTGAAGTGCTGCTTAAAGAAGACGGTAGTACCGAACTGATCCGTCGGGCCGAAACCCCGGACGATTACTTCGCCACCCTGGATTTTTCCAAGTGGAAAAAGTAG
- a CDS encoding LL-diaminopimelate aminotransferase, with translation MALINENYLKLPGSYLFSEIARRVEAYKTANPEANIIRLGIGDVTKPLPEAVITGLHAAVDEMADEKTFKGYGPEQGYDFLLEKIVEFDFKTRGVDLAIDEIFVSDGSKSDTANIQELFSQDTKIAITDPVYPVYVDSNVMAGRSGTLGADGKWSEMVYIPCTAENGFVPQLPTEKVDLIYLCFPNNPTGTTINKTELKKWVDYAKANQAIILYDAAYEAYIQEDDVAHSIYEIDGAKEVAIEFRSFSKNAGFTGTRCSYVVVPKEVMGYTKAGEPVEINKLWNRRHCTKFNGVPYIIQKGAEAVYSEAGQQQIKALVAYYMNNAKMIREGVASTGIEVFGGINAPYIWLKTPEGMDSWAFFDKLLSEVNIVGTPGVGFGPSGEGYFRLTAFGSKENTQEAIRRFTTEFKL, from the coding sequence ATGGCATTAATTAATGAAAATTATCTTAAATTACCAGGCTCCTACCTTTTTTCAGAAATAGCGAGACGGGTGGAAGCCTATAAAACCGCTAATCCGGAGGCCAACATCATTCGACTGGGAATTGGTGATGTGACCAAACCGCTGCCTGAAGCAGTCATCACCGGTCTACACGCCGCTGTTGATGAAATGGCCGATGAAAAAACCTTTAAGGGCTACGGTCCGGAACAAGGCTATGATTTTCTACTGGAAAAAATTGTCGAGTTTGATTTTAAAACCCGGGGTGTCGATCTAGCGATTGATGAAATATTTGTCAGTGACGGCTCCAAAAGTGATACTGCCAATATTCAGGAACTATTTAGTCAAGATACTAAAATCGCGATCACTGATCCCGTTTATCCGGTTTATGTCGACAGTAACGTCATGGCTGGCCGCAGTGGAACGTTAGGTGCTGACGGTAAGTGGAGCGAGATGGTCTATATTCCCTGCACCGCCGAAAATGGCTTTGTGCCGCAATTGCCAACCGAAAAGGTGGATCTGATTTATCTGTGTTTCCCCAATAACCCGACCGGAACCACGATTAATAAAACTGAGCTGAAAAAATGGGTGGATTATGCCAAAGCCAACCAGGCTATTATTTTATACGATGCTGCTTACGAAGCCTATATTCAGGAAGACGATGTGGCACACAGCATTTACGAAATTGATGGTGCCAAGGAGGTAGCCATCGAATTCCGAAGCTTTTCCAAAAATGCTGGCTTCACCGGAACCCGTTGCTCCTATGTAGTAGTTCCCAAAGAAGTGATGGGCTATACCAAAGCGGGCGAACCGGTTGAAATTAATAAACTGTGGAATCGCCGACACTGTACCAAATTTAATGGCGTTCCTTATATTATCCAAAAAGGCGCGGAAGCTGTTTATAGCGAAGCTGGTCAACAGCAGATCAAAGCGCTAGTAGCATATTATATGAATAACGCCAAAATGATTCGTGAAGGCGTTGCCAGTACTGGAATTGAAGTTTTTGGCGGGATTAATGCCCCTTATATCTGGCTAAAAACGCCGGAAGGCATGGACTCATGGGCCTTTTTTGACAAACTTCTCAGTGAGGTCAACATTGTTGGAACACCGGGTGTGGGTTTTGGTCCCAGCGGTGAAGGGTATTTCAGACTGACTGCCTTTGGCAGCAAGGAAAACACACAAGAAGCGATCAGACGTTTTACCACCGAATTTAAGTTGTAA
- the htpG gene encoding molecular chaperone HtpG: protein MEKKQFKSESKRLMDLMIHSIYTNKEIFLRELISNASDAIDKVYYKTLTDKDKTFNKDDYYIRIHPNKDNRTLTIEDTGIGMTAAELEDNLGTIAKSGSSDFKDDQEMEEDFDLIGQFGVGFYSAFMVSDKVEVETKSFDEETSSVWVSEGADGYTIEPGTRTTHGSKITLYLKENSEDNNYDDYLEPYRIRQLVEHYSNFIRYPIKMVEEKSRVKEDTKDSENPEYETYLADDVLNSMIPIWRKNKNELTDEDYNNFYHDKRLGFDAPLAHVHLSIEGAMSYKAILYIPGQAPFDYYTRDYEKGLELYSNGVLIMEKCSELLPDYFSFVKGVVDSEDISLNISREMLQQDRQLRLISRKIDTRISEELKKMLANERETYEKFFTAFGNQIKVGTYDKWGQDKEKLQDFLLFYSSKEGKMVTLKEYVERMPEDQKYIYYATGSSVSQLEKLPQVSIIKNKNYEILYLTETIDEFVTQTLKQYQDKEFRSVSSQNLGLEAPEENQVDDDTKTSEVDEKLLAKMKDLIGDEVVKVKTTAHLKDDVAYLSTEGDLSIEMEMTLNTMPQGGDVKAKKVLEINKNHPVYEKLKSYYEVDDDQFALYTELLYNQARLIAGLPLDDVVAFTKNISKLM, encoded by the coding sequence ATGGAAAAAAAGCAGTTTAAATCAGAATCCAAGCGTCTGATGGATTTAATGATCCATTCAATTTACACCAACAAAGAAATATTTTTAAGAGAATTGATTTCAAATGCGTCCGACGCCATCGACAAGGTTTACTACAAAACATTAACAGACAAAGATAAAACCTTTAATAAGGACGACTACTACATCCGTATTCATCCCAACAAAGATAACCGGACCCTGACCATTGAAGATACCGGAATCGGGATGACCGCAGCGGAACTGGAAGACAACTTGGGTACCATTGCCAAAAGTGGTTCCAGCGACTTTAAGGACGATCAGGAAATGGAAGAAGATTTTGATCTTATCGGCCAGTTTGGGGTCGGTTTCTATTCAGCCTTTATGGTATCTGACAAGGTTGAGGTGGAAACCAAATCCTTTGACGAGGAAACGTCATCTGTATGGGTTTCTGAAGGAGCTGATGGCTATACCATTGAACCCGGAACCCGCACCACCCATGGTTCAAAAATTACCCTGTATCTCAAAGAGAATTCGGAAGATAATAACTACGATGACTATCTGGAACCCTATCGCATTCGCCAGCTGGTTGAGCATTACTCCAACTTCATCCGTTACCCGATTAAGATGGTGGAGGAAAAGAGCCGAGTCAAAGAAGACACCAAGGACAGTGAAAATCCGGAATACGAAACCTATCTGGCAGATGATGTTCTGAATTCGATGATCCCGATCTGGCGAAAAAATAAAAATGAGCTGACCGATGAGGATTACAACAATTTCTACCACGACAAGCGACTAGGCTTTGATGCCCCCTTGGCTCATGTTCACCTGAGTATTGAAGGGGCGATGAGCTATAAAGCGATCCTTTATATCCCCGGTCAGGCCCCCTTTGATTACTACACCAGAGACTATGAAAAGGGGCTCGAGCTCTATTCCAACGGCGTCCTGATTATGGAAAAATGCAGTGAGCTGTTGCCGGATTACTTCAGTTTTGTTAAAGGGGTGGTGGACTCCGAGGATATCTCATTAAATATTTCCCGGGAAATGCTTCAGCAGGATCGTCAGCTACGCTTAATCAGCCGTAAAATCGATACCCGAATTTCCGAAGAACTCAAAAAAATGCTGGCCAACGAACGCGAAACCTATGAAAAATTCTTTACCGCTTTCGGTAATCAGATCAAAGTCGGAACCTATGACAAATGGGGACAGGATAAGGAAAAACTTCAGGACTTCCTGCTCTTTTATTCATCCAAAGAAGGCAAGATGGTTACTCTTAAAGAATACGTAGAACGGATGCCGGAAGATCAGAAATACATTTATTATGCCACTGGTTCATCGGTTAGTCAGCTTGAAAAGCTGCCCCAGGTTTCCATTATTAAAAACAAAAATTATGAGATTCTCTATTTAACCGAGACCATTGATGAATTTGTCACCCAGACCTTAAAACAGTATCAGGACAAGGAATTCCGTTCAGTTTCCAGCCAGAATCTGGGACTGGAAGCGCCGGAAGAAAATCAAGTCGATGATGATACAAAAACATCTGAAGTGGATGAAAAACTTCTGGCAAAAATGAAAGACCTGATTGGAGATGAAGTCGTGAAGGTAAAAACCACGGCCCACTTAAAAGATGACGTGGCTTATCTTTCCACTGAAGGAGATCTTTCCATCGAAATGGAAATGACCTTAAACACCATGCCTCAGGGCGGTGATGTGAAGGCGAAGAAAGTGCTGGAAATCAACAAAAACCATCCGGTTTATGAAAAACTGAAAAGCTATTATGAAGTAGATGATGACCAGTTTGCGCTCTACACCGAGTTGCTTTACAATCAGGCCCGACTAATTGCCGGCCTGCCGCTTGACGACGTGGTAGCCTTTACCAAAAACATCAGCAAACTGATGTAA
- a CDS encoding ABC-F family ATP-binding cassette domain-containing protein: MGLLDVINLSHTFGDKILYQEASFELFKGEHMGIVGRNGTGKTTLLNTLIGEIIPDGGEIRWQKGIKVGYLDQHAKIDQDVTVFDYLKTSFHELYETEIQLTKIYEDMGSDCSEKAMNRASDLQSLLENSGFYELESRILKIADGLGITALGMDSILEQLSGGQRAKVILAKLLLEEPNVLLLDEPTNFLDKEHVEWLTDYLKAYEGTFLVISHDFDFLDKITTCVCDIEFSTIKKYSGNITKFITLKGLRRESYIREFEAQKKEIKKFEDYISKNKARASTASMAKSRQKQLDRIDRIPPPELVPKPNFRLTSLHISAQRSLTVKDLEIGYDYPLLAKMNFKIESGQKTVITGFNGIGKSTLLKTLVKQIPPISGKFKFADNIKIAYFEQDLNWDNPTLTPIQVVSDVYPKLSQSQLRRYLAQCGLKAKSMLQGVATLSGGEQAKVKICILMLTNANFLILDEPTNHLDADAKAVLKSELIKWTGSLILVSHEAAFYEDWAEHIINIEG; this comes from the coding sequence ATGGGACTATTGGACGTTATTAATCTATCACATACGTTTGGTGATAAAATTTTATATCAGGAGGCTTCTTTTGAATTATTCAAAGGGGAGCATATGGGGATTGTCGGGCGCAACGGAACGGGGAAGACCACCCTTTTAAATACCCTAATCGGAGAAATTATTCCCGATGGTGGGGAGATTCGCTGGCAAAAAGGGATCAAGGTCGGGTATCTCGATCAACATGCTAAAATTGATCAGGATGTGACGGTGTTTGACTATTTAAAAACATCGTTTCATGAGCTCTACGAAACAGAAATCCAGCTGACCAAAATTTATGAAGACATGGGCAGCGATTGCAGTGAAAAGGCCATGAACAGAGCCTCGGACCTGCAAAGTTTGCTTGAGAATTCCGGTTTTTATGAACTGGAAAGCCGGATCTTAAAAATTGCTGATGGGCTGGGGATTACAGCACTGGGGATGGATAGCATCCTGGAACAGCTTAGTGGGGGACAGCGGGCCAAGGTTATTTTGGCCAAGCTGCTGTTGGAAGAACCTAATGTGTTGCTTTTAGATGAACCGACTAACTTTCTGGACAAGGAACATGTGGAATGGTTGACCGACTATTTAAAAGCTTATGAGGGCACCTTTCTGGTGATTTCCCATGACTTTGATTTTCTCGACAAGATCACCACCTGTGTCTGTGACATCGAGTTTTCCACCATCAAAAAGTACAGCGGCAACATCACCAAATTTATCACCTTAAAAGGGCTGCGACGGGAAAGCTATATTCGTGAATTTGAAGCCCAGAAAAAAGAAATTAAAAAGTTTGAAGACTATATTTCCAAAAACAAGGCTCGGGCTTCCACCGCCAGCATGGCTAAGAGCAGGCAGAAGCAATTGGATCGAATCGATCGGATTCCGCCGCCAGAATTAGTGCCAAAACCCAATTTTCGTTTGACTTCCTTGCACATCTCAGCCCAGCGCTCCTTAACGGTCAAGGATTTGGAGATTGGCTATGATTACCCGTTGCTAGCCAAAATGAATTTTAAAATCGAGTCGGGTCAGAAAACCGTCATCACCGGCTTTAACGGGATTGGAAAATCCACTCTGCTAAAAACCCTGGTCAAACAGATTCCACCGATTTCGGGAAAATTCAAGTTTGCGGATAATATTAAAATCGCTTATTTTGAGCAAGATCTCAATTGGGACAACCCCACTCTGACCCCTATTCAAGTCGTTTCTGATGTGTATCCCAAGCTGTCTCAGAGCCAATTGCGGCGCTATCTGGCGCAGTGCGGTTTAAAAGCCAAAAGCATGCTTCAGGGGGTCGCGACCCTTAGTGGCGGGGAACAGGCCAAGGTAAAAATCTGTATCCTGATGCTGACCAATGCGAATTTTCTGATTCTTGATGAGCCCACCAATCATCTGGATGCCGATGCTAAAGCGGTACTAAAAAGCGAGCTGATCAAATGGACTGGTAGTCTGATTCTCGTTTCACATGAAGCCGCGTTTTATGAAGATTGGGCTGAGCACATTATCAATATCGAGGGCTAG